A single region of the Pyxidicoccus trucidator genome encodes:
- a CDS encoding sigma 54-interacting transcriptional regulator, whose protein sequence is MRTGADTQEDTGPGSERTEGAKPPRPGLVVIFSGGTPLLRPVGLDGGRVMLGREDVGGQPLPDDRVSRLHAEVGRDPGGWSVTDLNSRNGTWVDGVQVTGRRTFTAPRTLRVGNTVALFTEDVRRFEVSGVTTGPEGVRGPALRAVLERVALAAAANEGVLITGESGTGKELAARAYHRAGPHARGRFVAIHCAAVPAAVVERLLFGSKRGAEAGVEGYLQAADRGVLFLDEVGGMAPEVQAKLLRVLETGEVLALGASLPRPVDVRVCAASLRDLSGAVAAGQLRADLYARLARCEVHLPPLRERLEEVPWLLAQAMDAGAPEMHASFVEACLARPWPGNVRELLGEAKRAVREAQARGAGTLRAEHLALGAGFPLSSEDVTPFIGFRGAPVSVELDLAGVMPDRAAVEAALASQEGRVSEAARMLGLDRAQLSRLMRRWGMASDSEE, encoded by the coding sequence GTGAGGACAGGCGCCGACACCCAGGAAGACACCGGGCCCGGCTCGGAACGCACGGAAGGTGCGAAGCCGCCGAGGCCGGGGCTCGTCGTCATCTTCTCCGGAGGCACGCCGCTGCTGCGTCCGGTGGGGCTGGACGGTGGGCGGGTCATGCTGGGGCGCGAGGACGTGGGCGGACAGCCGCTGCCGGATGACCGCGTGTCCCGGCTCCATGCGGAGGTGGGGCGCGACCCTGGCGGGTGGAGCGTGACGGACCTGAACAGCCGCAACGGCACGTGGGTGGATGGCGTGCAGGTGACGGGGCGGCGCACGTTCACCGCGCCGCGCACGTTGCGGGTGGGCAACACGGTGGCCCTGTTCACCGAGGATGTGCGGCGCTTCGAGGTGTCGGGCGTGACGACCGGACCCGAGGGCGTGCGGGGCCCGGCACTGCGGGCCGTGCTGGAGCGGGTGGCGCTGGCCGCCGCCGCGAACGAGGGCGTGCTCATCACCGGAGAGAGTGGGACGGGGAAGGAGCTGGCGGCGCGGGCGTACCACCGGGCGGGGCCGCATGCGCGCGGGCGCTTCGTGGCCATCCACTGCGCGGCCGTGCCCGCGGCGGTGGTGGAGCGGCTGCTGTTCGGCTCGAAGCGCGGCGCGGAGGCGGGCGTGGAGGGGTATCTCCAGGCTGCGGACCGGGGCGTGCTGTTCCTCGACGAGGTGGGCGGGATGGCGCCCGAGGTCCAGGCGAAGCTGCTGCGGGTGCTGGAGACGGGGGAGGTGCTGGCGCTCGGCGCCTCGCTGCCGCGGCCGGTGGACGTGCGCGTGTGCGCGGCCTCGCTGCGGGACTTGAGCGGGGCCGTTGCCGCGGGGCAGCTTCGCGCGGACCTCTACGCTCGGCTGGCGCGGTGCGAGGTGCACCTGCCCCCGCTGCGCGAGCGACTGGAGGAGGTGCCCTGGTTGCTGGCGCAGGCGATGGACGCGGGAGCGCCGGAGATGCATGCCAGCTTCGTGGAGGCCTGCCTCGCGCGGCCCTGGCCCGGCAACGTGCGAGAGCTGCTGGGCGAGGCGAAGCGGGCGGTGCGCGAGGCCCAGGCGCGGGGTGCCGGCACGCTGCGGGCCGAGCACCTCGCCCTCGGTGCGGGGTTTCCGCTGTCCTCGGAGGATGTGACTCCGTTCATCGGCTTCCGGGGGGCGCCGGTTTCGGTGGAGCTGGACCTGGCAGGCGTGATGCCGGACCGGGCGGCGGTGGAGGCCGCGCTGGCGTCGCAGGAGGGCCGCGTCAGCGAGGCGGCCCGGATGCTCGGGCTGGACCGCGCGCAGCTGTCCCGGTTGATGCGGCGCTGGGGGATGGCGTCCGATTCGGAGGAGTAG
- a CDS encoding ABC transporter ATP-binding protein: protein MATVSLEDVRKVYRGGVTAVKGVTLDIADGEFVSLVGPSGCGKSTTLNLIAGLEELSGGTLRIDGAVVNGMSPRERDIAMVFQSYALYPHMSVARNLAFPLEVSGLGRADIDARVREVASVLGLEALLERRPKELSGGQRQRVALGRALVRRPKVFLFDEPLSNLDAALRSQMRGEIKKLHEQLKATFIYVTHDQAEAMTLSDRVVVMSQGEVQQVAPPRQLYDAPANLFVAGFFGSPRINLVKPKTLGRPEENTVLGLRPEHLEVGQGAAPPGALEGRVYLVEPMGAESWVTVEVAGERMVARAAGDFHAPTGSPVWLRYEVARLRRFDAESGRAMTVAHP, encoded by the coding sequence GTGGCGACCGTGTCCCTGGAGGACGTGCGCAAGGTGTACCGGGGCGGAGTGACCGCGGTGAAGGGCGTGACGCTGGACATCGCGGACGGCGAGTTCGTGTCGCTGGTGGGGCCATCCGGCTGCGGCAAGTCCACGACGCTGAACCTCATTGCCGGGCTGGAGGAGCTGTCGGGCGGCACGCTGCGCATCGACGGCGCGGTGGTGAATGGGATGTCCCCGCGCGAGCGCGACATCGCCATGGTGTTCCAGAGCTACGCGCTCTATCCGCACATGAGCGTGGCGAGGAACCTGGCGTTTCCGCTGGAGGTCTCCGGGTTGGGGCGGGCGGACATCGACGCGCGGGTGCGCGAGGTGGCCTCGGTGCTGGGACTGGAAGCGCTGCTGGAGCGGCGGCCGAAGGAGCTGTCCGGTGGGCAGCGCCAGCGCGTGGCGCTGGGGCGAGCGCTGGTGCGCCGGCCGAAGGTATTCCTGTTCGACGAGCCGCTGTCGAACCTGGACGCGGCGCTGCGCTCGCAGATGCGTGGCGAAATCAAGAAGCTGCATGAGCAGCTCAAGGCCACGTTCATCTACGTCACGCACGACCAGGCCGAGGCGATGACGTTGTCGGACCGGGTGGTGGTGATGAGCCAGGGCGAGGTGCAGCAGGTGGCTCCGCCGCGCCAGCTGTATGACGCGCCAGCAAATCTCTTCGTGGCGGGCTTCTTCGGCTCGCCGCGCATCAACCTGGTGAAGCCGAAGACGCTGGGCCGGCCCGAGGAGAACACGGTGCTGGGCCTGCGTCCCGAGCACCTGGAGGTGGGGCAGGGCGCGGCACCCCCGGGGGCCCTGGAGGGCCGCGTGTACCTGGTGGAGCCGATGGGCGCGGAGAGCTGGGTGACGGTGGAGGTGGCCGGAGAGCGCATGGTGGCGCGCGCGGCCGGAGACTTCCACGCGCCCACCGGCAGTCCCGTGTGGCTGCGGTACGAGGTGGCACGCCTGCGGCGGTTCGACGCGGAATCAGGCAGGGCCATGACTGTCGCCCACCCGTGA
- a CDS encoding DUF2171 domain-containing protein, producing the protein MVQAEEVREGMTVRTADGRVVGRVAAVGDIHFELEQGLVPIPRRDYLVEYSDVDFIRDQDVYLANADHPLLTLEEDDDGGALPPRHCEGMDAEPVNAAPATEGEPVRH; encoded by the coding sequence ATGGTTCAGGCGGAGGAGGTGCGCGAGGGGATGACGGTGCGGACCGCGGACGGGCGCGTGGTGGGCCGCGTGGCCGCGGTGGGCGACATCCACTTCGAGTTGGAGCAGGGGCTCGTGCCCATTCCGCGGCGCGACTACCTGGTCGAGTACAGCGACGTGGACTTCATCCGCGACCAGGACGTGTACCTGGCGAACGCGGACCATCCGCTGCTCACCCTGGAGGAAGACGACGACGGCGGCGCCCTGCCACCGCGCCACTGCGAGGGCATGGACGCCGAGCCGGTGAACGCCGCGCCCGCGACGGAGGGGGAGCCTGTCCGCCACTGA
- a CDS encoding Kelch repeat-containing protein has protein sequence MRRFSTSCVTMALFVLVFSCSSGPRAEEGGANTVGQPLTLSAPRKLLSFVTLEDGRVLAVGGHDGHRTLASCELFEPASGAWRVTGALRTARRNHAAVRLADGRVLVVGGTNGVALGALASAEVYDAATGTWAEARPMAEARNDPAAVLLRDGRVLVAGGTDVDRRPLRSAELFDPMTGTWSAAEAPGFARGGARTAVVLASGKALFVSGLQAELYDATTGHWEKAGLAGGAAGTHRLAHTVTLLPDGRVLVVGGTTARAAGTAEVYAPETGEWTLVAAPAVAREHHAAVVTPDGAVWVLGGAHYTTGALASVERFDPATGRWVSAPALGEPRGKAGAGVLPDGAVLVMGGENEVEGMLSVSERYVPGDCVPAVCSARDGMCGPVADGCGGALDCGPCGAEVCGAGECRAEGVRGQ, from the coding sequence ATGCGACGGTTCTCGACATCCTGCGTCACCATGGCGCTCTTCGTGCTGGTGTTCTCGTGCAGCTCCGGTCCCCGGGCTGAGGAGGGCGGCGCGAACACGGTGGGACAGCCGCTGACGCTGTCCGCGCCGCGCAAGCTGCTGTCCTTCGTCACCCTGGAGGACGGGCGCGTGCTGGCCGTGGGTGGGCATGACGGGCACCGCACGCTCGCGAGCTGTGAGCTGTTCGAGCCCGCCTCCGGCGCGTGGCGTGTGACGGGCGCCCTGCGCACGGCGCGGCGCAACCACGCGGCGGTGCGGCTGGCGGACGGGCGCGTGCTGGTGGTGGGCGGAACGAATGGCGTGGCGCTGGGCGCGCTCGCGAGCGCGGAGGTCTACGACGCGGCGACGGGCACGTGGGCGGAGGCGCGGCCCATGGCCGAGGCGCGCAATGACCCGGCGGCGGTGCTGCTGCGGGACGGGCGCGTGCTGGTGGCGGGCGGCACGGACGTGGACCGGCGGCCGCTGCGCTCGGCGGAGCTGTTCGACCCGATGACGGGCACGTGGAGCGCGGCGGAGGCGCCCGGCTTCGCGCGTGGCGGTGCGCGCACGGCGGTGGTGCTGGCCAGCGGCAAGGCGCTCTTCGTGAGCGGACTGCAGGCGGAGCTGTATGACGCGACGACGGGCCACTGGGAGAAGGCGGGGCTGGCGGGCGGCGCGGCGGGGACGCACCGGCTGGCGCACACGGTGACGTTGCTGCCGGACGGGCGCGTGCTGGTGGTGGGCGGCACGACGGCGCGCGCGGCGGGCACGGCGGAGGTGTATGCGCCGGAGACGGGGGAGTGGACGCTGGTGGCGGCGCCGGCGGTGGCTCGCGAGCACCACGCGGCGGTGGTGACGCCGGACGGCGCGGTGTGGGTGCTGGGCGGCGCGCACTACACGACAGGGGCGCTCGCGTCGGTGGAGCGCTTCGACCCGGCGACGGGGAGGTGGGTGTCGGCGCCCGCGTTGGGGGAGCCGCGCGGGAAGGCCGGCGCGGGGGTGCTGCCGGATGGCGCGGTGCTGGTGATGGGCGGGGAGAACGAGGTGGAGGGGATGCTGTCCGTGAGCGAGCGGTATGTGCCGGGTGACTGCGTGCCGGCGGTGTGCTCGGCGCGTGACGGCATGTGCGGGCCGGTGGCGGACGGGTGTGGTGGGGCGCTCGACTGCGGGCCGTGTGGGGCCGAGGTCTGCGGGGCGGGGGAGTGCCGCGCGGAGGGTGTGCGTGGGCAGTGA
- a CDS encoding M24 family metallopeptidase: protein MRTRTLLVAPLLLSTACATAPAAPPAEPLAVTATRAPAPERPFGTLREQAQRQQAWLNERMEKALPQLMRQYGIELWVVPMREYNEDPVFTALAAPTTFAARRRTIYVFHDRGHEKGVERLALGGGSQGGVFTPRRAQRQVDGGGVNREAELWGPEQWQVLKQVLEERKPKVIGINVSRTFAFADGLTHGEYEGMAEALGPDWVKRFKPAEGLAVDLIAWRSADEVRFYEEVTKLAWNIIERAFSSDVITPGVTRTRDVEWWMRQRLADLGLDTWFHPSVDVQRQGVTEAQLGEDPVIQRGDVLHCDYGITALRLNTDTQHMGYVLREGEKDVPEGLKAALKVSNRLQDIVFEELRPGRTGNEILRASRERMKGEGIDGTIYSHAIGLHGHGAGPLVGLWDRQEGVPGNGDHKVIPNMWYSIELQATSPVPEWNGQPVRSAQEEDITIDAEGKVHWAWKRQTAFHLVR from the coding sequence ATGCGCACCCGCACCCTTCTCGTCGCACCGCTGCTCCTCTCCACCGCCTGTGCCACCGCGCCCGCCGCGCCTCCGGCGGAGCCACTGGCCGTCACTGCCACCCGTGCCCCCGCCCCCGAGCGCCCCTTCGGCACCCTGCGTGAGCAGGCCCAGCGCCAGCAGGCGTGGCTCAACGAGCGCATGGAAAAGGCCCTGCCGCAGCTCATGCGCCAGTACGGCATCGAGCTGTGGGTCGTCCCCATGCGCGAGTACAACGAGGACCCCGTCTTCACCGCGCTGGCCGCCCCCACCACCTTCGCCGCCCGCCGCCGCACCATCTACGTGTTCCATGACCGCGGCCACGAGAAGGGCGTGGAGCGGCTGGCCCTCGGCGGCGGCTCGCAGGGCGGCGTCTTCACCCCGCGTCGCGCGCAGCGCCAGGTCGACGGCGGCGGCGTGAATCGCGAGGCCGAGCTGTGGGGCCCCGAGCAGTGGCAGGTCCTCAAGCAGGTGCTGGAGGAGCGCAAGCCGAAGGTCATCGGCATCAACGTGTCGCGCACCTTCGCCTTCGCCGACGGCCTCACCCACGGCGAGTACGAGGGCATGGCCGAGGCGCTCGGCCCCGACTGGGTGAAGCGCTTCAAGCCCGCCGAGGGGCTCGCCGTGGACCTCATCGCCTGGCGCTCCGCCGACGAGGTCCGCTTCTACGAGGAGGTGACGAAGCTCGCCTGGAACATCATCGAGCGCGCCTTCTCCAGCGACGTCATCACCCCCGGCGTCACCCGCACCCGCGACGTGGAGTGGTGGATGCGGCAGCGGCTGGCGGACCTCGGCCTGGACACGTGGTTCCACCCCTCCGTGGACGTGCAGCGCCAGGGCGTCACCGAGGCGCAGCTCGGCGAGGACCCCGTCATCCAGCGCGGCGACGTGCTCCACTGCGACTACGGCATCACCGCGCTGCGGCTGAACACCGACACCCAGCACATGGGCTACGTGCTGCGCGAGGGCGAGAAGGACGTGCCCGAGGGCCTCAAGGCCGCGCTCAAGGTGTCCAACCGCCTGCAGGACATCGTCTTCGAGGAGCTGCGCCCCGGCCGCACGGGCAACGAAATCCTTCGCGCCTCACGCGAGCGGATGAAGGGCGAGGGCATCGACGGCACCATCTACTCGCACGCCATCGGCCTGCACGGGCACGGCGCCGGGCCGCTCGTGGGCCTGTGGGACCGTCAGGAAGGCGTCCCCGGCAATGGCGACCACAAGGTGATTCCCAACATGTGGTACTCCATCGAGCTCCAGGCGACGAGCCCCGTGCCGGAGTGGAACGGCCAGCCCGTCCGCTCGGCGCAGGAGGAGGACATCACCATCGACGCCGAGGGCAAGGTGCACTGGGCCTGGAAGCGCCAGACGGCGTTCCACCTGGTGCGCTGA
- a CDS encoding cytochrome-c peroxidase, with translation MTPYRLRAAALALALGGLGLACDSEEAFPNLDELDQLRSLHTLPRQPPKDLTNRVDGVARAEQLGDLLFHDPALSRCGTVSCQSCHGGDGRTVDTATAEGCGGNRTVRNPPTVLNVAYSRWFMWDGRADRLWSQATLPLTNPVEMDSDATVVAARLDDTEYRGEYQALFGKWPEEEPGPVLMTNVGKVLAAYERTLVRIDAPFDEDVKRFIAAAEAGQAEEDPAYLGLKTFVRKGQCAVCHKSPSLSDDLFHNIGVEDTGDGSGGQWAVLESLLGWDFNAAGPYSDAPSGTDARRLNTLRTQAKQEELDGAFRTPSLRNVALTAPYMHTGAQATLEDVIDFYNEGGDPAGSFVGKRTDTIVPLDLSDEEKRALVELLKSMTGAAR, from the coding sequence ATGACCCCGTACCGCTTGCGCGCCGCCGCGCTCGCCCTGGCCCTGGGCGGGCTCGGGCTGGCATGTGATTCCGAGGAGGCGTTTCCCAACCTCGACGAGCTGGACCAGCTCCGCAGCCTGCACACCCTGCCGCGACAGCCGCCGAAGGACCTCACCAACCGGGTGGACGGAGTCGCACGGGCGGAGCAGCTGGGGGATTTGCTCTTCCATGACCCCGCGCTGTCGCGCTGTGGGACGGTGTCCTGCCAGAGCTGCCACGGCGGCGACGGCCGCACGGTGGACACGGCGACGGCGGAGGGCTGCGGCGGCAATCGCACGGTGCGCAACCCGCCCACCGTGCTGAACGTGGCCTACAGCCGCTGGTTCATGTGGGACGGGCGGGCGGACCGGCTCTGGTCTCAGGCCACGCTGCCGCTGACGAACCCGGTGGAGATGGACTCGGACGCGACGGTGGTGGCGGCGCGGCTGGACGACACCGAGTACCGCGGCGAGTACCAGGCCCTCTTCGGCAAGTGGCCGGAGGAGGAGCCGGGCCCCGTGCTGATGACCAACGTGGGCAAGGTGCTGGCGGCGTACGAGCGGACGCTGGTGCGCATCGACGCGCCCTTCGACGAGGACGTGAAGCGCTTCATCGCGGCGGCGGAGGCCGGACAGGCGGAGGAGGACCCGGCGTACCTGGGACTGAAGACCTTCGTGCGCAAGGGCCAGTGCGCCGTGTGCCACAAGAGCCCCTCGCTGAGCGATGACCTGTTCCACAACATCGGAGTGGAGGACACCGGGGACGGCTCCGGCGGGCAGTGGGCCGTGCTGGAGTCGCTGCTGGGCTGGGACTTCAACGCCGCGGGCCCGTACAGCGACGCGCCGTCGGGGACGGACGCCCGGAGGCTGAACACCCTGCGCACGCAGGCGAAGCAGGAGGAGCTGGACGGGGCCTTCCGCACGCCGTCGCTGCGCAACGTGGCGCTGACGGCGCCGTACATGCACACCGGAGCGCAGGCCACGCTGGAGGACGTCATCGACTTCTACAACGAAGGCGGAGACCCGGCGGGCTCGTTCGTGGGCAAGCGGACGGACACCATCGTCCCGCTGGACTTGTCGGACGAGGAGAAGCGGGCGCTGGTGGAGCTGCTGAAGTCGATGACGGGCGCGGCGCGCTGA
- a CDS encoding DUF2267 domain-containing protein, translating into MSMQKQDQTQSWSGLGVGTDRKSFLDKVSAQLPDYEAEQAAEAVFCALSERLSGGLVQQLRDQLSPDVRELLNACHRHRGEEPAPLDRDDFYLMVANHLNAEPENVRLVLHGVFAALHSQIVEAEAQKIEGQLPKWLQGTWAAARMHVDRPA; encoded by the coding sequence ATGTCGATGCAGAAGCAGGATCAGACCCAGTCCTGGTCGGGGCTGGGGGTGGGGACGGACCGGAAGTCCTTCCTGGACAAGGTGTCGGCGCAGCTTCCGGACTACGAGGCCGAGCAGGCCGCGGAGGCGGTGTTCTGTGCGCTGTCGGAGCGGTTGTCCGGCGGCCTGGTGCAGCAGCTCCGGGACCAGCTCTCCCCGGACGTGAGGGAGTTGCTGAATGCGTGCCACCGGCACCGGGGCGAGGAGCCCGCGCCCCTGGACCGTGACGACTTCTACCTCATGGTCGCCAACCACCTGAACGCCGAGCCGGAGAACGTGCGGCTCGTCCTTCATGGCGTGTTCGCCGCGCTGCACTCGCAAATCGTCGAGGCGGAGGCCCAGAAAATCGAGGGCCAGCTCCCCAAGTGGCTCCAGGGCACCTGGGCCGCGGCGCGCATGCATGTGGACCGGCCGGCCTGA
- a CDS encoding outer membrane beta-barrel protein — protein sequence MKALVFSGLCMAALWGGVAGAQEDYPPPGMEVETVELDTRENRADTGIYALVGGGAEAYTGQLAPSVNPGLSYGATLGLRPSGYFGVELGYSGGLSDIDPGGDGGISDGADLIRNGGQAVVVGSFTDTRLQPYVLTGIGIETFNVRDDLRGETLGFSDDTSGYVPAGIGMRYQVGKLITADARANYNILFDQDFVPTTLDPGVGDGRVSFLLSLGGTY from the coding sequence ATGAAGGCACTCGTGTTCAGCGGCTTGTGCATGGCAGCCCTCTGGGGAGGTGTGGCGGGAGCCCAGGAGGACTACCCACCGCCCGGAATGGAGGTGGAGACGGTGGAGCTGGACACCCGGGAGAACCGGGCCGACACCGGCATCTACGCCCTGGTGGGCGGCGGCGCGGAGGCCTACACCGGGCAGCTCGCCCCCTCGGTCAACCCCGGCCTGTCCTACGGCGCCACCCTGGGCCTGCGGCCCTCGGGCTACTTCGGCGTCGAGCTGGGCTACAGCGGCGGGTTGAGTGACATCGACCCGGGCGGTGACGGCGGCATCTCCGACGGCGCGGACCTCATCCGCAACGGCGGCCAGGCCGTCGTCGTGGGCAGCTTCACCGACACCCGGCTGCAGCCCTACGTGCTCACCGGCATCGGCATCGAGACCTTCAACGTCCGGGACGACCTCCGGGGAGAGACTCTCGGCTTCAGCGACGACACCAGCGGCTATGTCCCGGCCGGCATCGGCATGCGCTACCAGGTGGGCAAGCTCATCACCGCCGACGCGCGCGCGAACTACAACATCCTGTTCGACCAGGACTTCGTCCCCACCACGCTCGACCCGGGCGTGGGCGACGGCCGCGTCTCGTTCCTGCTGTCGCTGGGTGGCACCTACTGA
- a CDS encoding S8 family serine peptidase gives MKRWGFVGLVAMVACAPENTSYTDAQGGACPGVSAGMLEAAPQALGDVPGGRDADGRESFIVRYRDDGVSAASRVHRLGGRVTATYSSVPAVAARLTEQERHELAKDSRVESIEPDQVWHSLGPSRLPALAFAGAATRGSVSGEYTDGVRRVQANEVWDTNGDGLPEPEQATGRGVKVCIIDSGLDLQHPELKDAVVAGRDFLDGDDAPGDGSPGAWGSGHGTHVAGIIAARPGGGGRGGNVLVSGRGVVGVAPEAQLVIARVLDVHGRTQMSLVLEALEYCASQGAKVASLSLGGGFASRTTLQAFRAAYESGMLVVAASGNDGGRLVSYPASDPSVLSVGAVDAQDRRADFSAGGDGLALVAPGVDVLSTFPTGHGAFSTLDVRDTQPLSRSLLYGPSGAQNRTLVDCGGAETKDSCAGSTCNGFIAYVRPGRVPIDQAMVNVMMQGATAVIFVNEVTEGGVEILSLPQRGHWVPAITVNQAGSTVLHGMLTYSVRVKVEPTDYAYMSGTSMATPHVSAVAALLFSARPSATPGQVRSAMLTTALDLGTAGYDEGYGHGLVQAKKALEALSKLP, from the coding sequence ATGAAGCGCTGGGGATTCGTCGGGCTCGTGGCGATGGTGGCATGCGCGCCGGAGAACACGTCGTACACGGACGCCCAGGGTGGCGCGTGCCCTGGTGTCTCGGCCGGAATGCTGGAGGCCGCACCCCAGGCCCTGGGGGACGTGCCGGGCGGACGGGACGCGGACGGGCGCGAGTCCTTCATCGTCCGGTACCGGGACGACGGGGTGTCGGCTGCCTCGCGCGTGCACCGGCTGGGCGGCCGGGTGACGGCCACCTACAGCAGCGTGCCCGCCGTGGCCGCGCGCCTGACGGAGCAGGAGCGCCACGAGCTGGCGAAAGACTCGCGCGTGGAGAGCATCGAACCGGACCAGGTGTGGCACTCGCTGGGGCCGTCGCGGCTGCCCGCCCTGGCCTTCGCGGGCGCGGCGACGCGGGGCAGCGTCTCCGGCGAGTACACCGACGGGGTGCGCCGGGTGCAGGCGAACGAGGTCTGGGACACGAACGGGGACGGCCTGCCGGAGCCGGAGCAGGCCACCGGCCGGGGCGTGAAGGTGTGCATCATCGACAGCGGCCTGGACCTCCAGCACCCGGAGCTGAAGGACGCGGTGGTGGCCGGGCGCGACTTCCTGGACGGTGACGACGCGCCGGGTGACGGCAGCCCCGGCGCGTGGGGCAGCGGCCATGGCACGCACGTGGCGGGCATCATCGCCGCGCGGCCGGGCGGGGGCGGACGGGGCGGCAACGTGCTGGTGTCGGGGCGCGGCGTGGTGGGCGTGGCGCCCGAGGCGCAGCTCGTCATCGCCCGGGTGCTGGACGTGCACGGCCGCACGCAGATGAGCCTGGTGCTGGAGGCGCTGGAGTACTGCGCGAGCCAGGGCGCGAAGGTGGCCTCGCTGTCGCTGGGTGGCGGCTTCGCGTCGCGCACCACGCTGCAGGCCTTCCGGGCCGCGTACGAGAGCGGAATGCTGGTGGTGGCCGCGTCGGGCAACGACGGCGGCAGGCTGGTGTCCTACCCCGCGTCGGACCCATCCGTGCTGTCGGTGGGCGCGGTGGACGCGCAGGACCGGCGGGCGGACTTCTCCGCTGGCGGCGACGGGCTGGCGCTGGTGGCCCCGGGCGTGGACGTGCTGTCCACCTTCCCCACCGGCCACGGCGCCTTCTCCACGCTGGACGTGCGCGACACGCAGCCGCTGTCGCGCTCGCTGCTGTACGGGCCGTCGGGCGCACAAAACCGCACGCTGGTGGACTGTGGCGGGGCGGAGACGAAGGACTCGTGCGCGGGCAGCACGTGCAACGGCTTCATCGCCTACGTGCGCCCCGGCCGCGTCCCCATCGACCAGGCCATGGTGAACGTGATGATGCAGGGGGCCACGGCCGTCATCTTCGTCAACGAGGTGACGGAGGGCGGCGTGGAAATCCTCTCACTGCCGCAGCGGGGCCACTGGGTGCCCGCCATCACCGTCAACCAGGCCGGCAGCACCGTGCTGCACGGGATGCTCACGTACAGCGTGCGCGTCAAGGTGGAGCCGACGGACTACGCGTACATGTCCGGCACCTCCATGGCCACGCCGCACGTGAGCGCGGTGGCGGCGCTGCTGTTCAGCGCCCGCCCGTCCGCCACGCCGGGCCAGGTGAGGTCCGCCATGCTGACCACCGCGCTGGACCTGGGCACGGCGGGCTACGACGAGGGCTACGGCCACGGGCTGGTGCAGGCGAAGAAGGCGCTGGAGGCCCTGTCGAAGCTGCCGTGA